GGTGAAAGAACCCCTCTTGGAGGCTCCACTGAGAGCCCAAATCACAAACAGAGAAAAGCGCATCTCGTTTATCGTCGAAAAGTCTCCTACCCATCTGTCGGAGCCTTGCAAATGTGCTATTGTTTTGAGGATTCTGAAGAAAAGCCGTTTGCTTTCATGGGTTAAATTAACCTCGGAGCATTTGGAAGAGTAAGACTCGGTTTTTGGAATAAATGGGTATGTTAAAGAATCGGTGTATAGGAAACACCGATTTTGAGGCggttaaaaaatagagaaagggACTGTGAGAGGGAAGGAAAATGAGCAAAAcctaaaaaaagagagagaggagaggttaggtaatctctctctccctctcttttcacCCTTTCTTTGTCTGTGAAAGCTTGTGTTACCTATATTGTTTGCTGCAACTTGTTAGGCTTGCCGTTAGCTTTCTTTGCCTTGGAGCTTGGTAGGTGGGTGATAACAAAGGTATTTCCTGGAGAATAAGGATGTTGTTTGGTATTTACAAACGACTTTACCAAATTAATCCTTGAATATAGTGAAGCGAACAAGGCTCTGTTTGGATTTCCTCCCTTGTTTTGTGGCATGGGAGATGGTTTGAGATCCACCTGATTATAAGTTATAACGCACCTTTCTTCATGCTGCAAATCACCCAACCTAAACCGCCAAACGTTCCCCCAAGATGGTTTTCCTATTTccgtgtaaaaaaaaaaaaaagagacacgGTTCACCTGTAATAATTTAATTGCATTTAGTTTTGTAGATATTGTTACATAGTTTGCCTACGAaaatagacatatatatatatatatttctttctttaattccaGTTTTTCAAGGTGTGAAAAAGAGATAAACAATTAAGTATTTCTTTTTGGATGTATCGATACTTCAAGGGGAACAATAAAACttcaattttctatttatttattaattcaatcagattgttattttttttatatgagtcaaAGCAAGAAAGTTTAGATACaagaaatgttttatttcattattataatttttttttaaatttgtatataaaatattattaacaattcaatctttttaaattttaaaataataatattattaaaaaaatattctaacaaaattttatttaatttttatatcaattcatcttattttaactAACTGTCTAAACAGTAACTTAATTACTTTGGAGCAATATTGATACATTAAAAAAGAATGTGcaagaatgaaacaaataaaGCGAAGAGCTGGTAGACCAGACTGGCCAGTCTTGGGCCTTAGAATGACAGACAAGTAATGCAGACTGGCgtgatataaaaatgataagtaaaatttttcattattttttatgagaagGACTCTACCTGCAATTATATTTCCCAAGTCCCCTCTAAAACTCTACCAGTGGACCAACTTCTATAATAGATTTAAAcagtgagttaagatgaaatgagataaaagttgaataaaatattattataattttatttttattttaaaattttaaaattttgaattatttattatattttttatgaaaattttaaaaaatataataattagataagatgaaatgaattgaaacgAGTTTTGAGTGCAAACCTCCTCCAAGTAATTGGGACCCTGAAGATTTTAACACTTCGTGATCATCATGATCTTGAGAGGGCCGGgagaaaattaacaaaatcatatatatatatatatatatatataaatagttttgAATTGCCAAAATGGAAAGGAATTATATCGCTGCATGTCCCACATGACGGTTTGAGACTTACACGAAATTATCctgaaaaacataaaacattGACCTAGCTCTGTTATGATCCACGTATAAGATCGAAGTATATATGAAAGATGATGGGAATTaaacaattaaagaaattaattagacagcatatatatgcatgcatgccgaTCTGGGTCATCAACGATTCAACCTacataaaatttagaaaaactaTCGAAATGAGGCCGGCGGCCTTCTTAACAACGTTGCTTCCGATCCGCTAGTAATATCTATGCATATGCTTGGATATTATTCTTGAAGCTCTCGGGGACGTTGGGACGGCAAAGTACTATATATGCTCCTCCCTACTTGCGTAAGTAGCTAGCAAGCAAGCAAGCATCAGACCCTGGCCTCCACCTCCcatcccatgcatgcatgcatgcactttCGTActgttttcttctctcttcatGGATCTGTTCTTGTATTCTTCGCTTCCTTCTTTGATTAGCATAAAAATCAGTACTTTGTATTATCGATGGTTTTTTCtctaaaaagttatttttcccCTCGAGCCCTTAGTCCTATATATGTATCTTActtgatttgtttttgtttttgtttccccACAACGAGAACCAACTCCCCACGGACGGATATTTTGCGACAGTGTCGGAGGGCTTATGAGACAACGGAAAGGCATGTGGTCGGAAATACTGAATGCGGTGCATCAGTGGCAGTTACCGATATCATGGCCGTTTTCGTTATTATGGCATGTATCCCCGGTACAGCCCATGCACCGGCGAATACATATAGTGGTGCTGGTACTTGATCATTGTCGAGAGGACCCATGGCCAACAACAATGGCCTTGTCTCTTAAGGCCTTTCGCACCCTCTCTATGTACAGCTCCAAAATCAACGTCGAGTTTATACAGTAATAGCATTGTCCACGATCATCATATCTCCTCTGGTTTAACAACAATAATTTATACAGGCCAATCGTCATGCATTAATGCTGATACGTTCTGTATTTGCAGAATTTGATCATGGGAGTACTGCAGCCAAAGACTCATCATGATCAGTTGCTAGAAGAGGATTAGTCGGTCTTGCATGCATCCAATAGATGCTTCTTCAAGATCAAGATCCCCTGGATTGATTTTAATTAGTTTCTATTCAGTATAAAGCTTCGGATAGTttaaattttcttaacgtaacaacctatatatatatatatatatatatatgattgattCTCTTATTAGCTTGTACAAGGGGCATTTACACAGAATAAGTATAGATTTTTACCAATTATGAGCTAATACCAATATACCTTTCCATTTGTTCTCCTCttcttatgaattttttttttctagaatcAATTGTAATGGTGAAACTGAGCTCCCAtgactatttttttataacatattcaCTGTGTATAGATGATAAACAGACGTGCCTGAAAAGTGAGTGTACAATtttctttaaatgaaaaaacACAAATGTGAAGTAGGAcgcaattttctttaatatctGTACTTATTTGTCCTCCGTGACTCGTTAGCAGTAACTCTTCGCTGAAAATTGATTTGTGACATTCGTCTGTCCAAAGTCTAAACCCACAATCAAAATGCAATTTTCAGCCATAAGACCGAAGTTGCTACGTACCATCAACGTGGCAACGGTCACCACCTCATCCTCGCCCCACCACCCTTCCAGTGTTACCACCAGTAAAAGAGCAGCAGAGCAGCGCTGCTTGGCCCTCTTCCAGGACCATACCTGCAACACTTTTCCGAAGCTCGCCCAGACCCAGACCCACATCCTAAAATTGGGTCTCCATAACAACCCTCTCGTCCTCACCAAGTTCGCCTCCACCTCCTCCGATCTCGACGCTATTGACTATGCCTCATCCTTTATATTCTCACCCGACGCTGATACCCGGCTCTACGATACCTTCCTTTTCAATACCATCATTCGAGCCTATGCTCAAACTAGTCAGTCAAAGGAAAGAGCTTTGTATTTTTACAATGCAATGCTTGATTATGGAGTTTGGGCAAATAAATTCACGTACCCATTTGTACTCAAGGCCTGTGCTGGCCTCCGGGTCTTGAGTTTGGGTCAATCCCTTCATGGATCTGTTGTGAAATTGGGATTTGATGACGATGCTCATGTTCAGAATACTATGATTCACATGTATAGCTCTTGCAGTGGAGGGATTGAGTTTGCTCGTAAGGTGTTCGATGGGATGCCGAAGTTGGACTCTGTGTCTTGGAGTGCGATGATTGGAGGGTATGTCCGACTGGGGTGGTCGACAGATGCGATTGGTTTGTTTAGGAAAATGCAGATGGTGGGAGTTCGCCCAGATGAGATCACTATGGTCTTGGTTCTCTCTGCTTGTACGGATTTAGGTGCGCTTGAGCTTGGGAAGTGGGCTGAGTCGTATATTGAGAAAGAGAGGGTTCAGAAGAATGTGGAGCTCTGTAATGCCCTCATTGACATGTTTGCAAAGTGCGGCGATGTTGATAAAGCTCTGAAATTGTTCAGAAACATGAGCGAGAGAACGATTGTTTCTTGGACTTCTGTGATTGCTGGTCTGGCAATGCACGGTCGTGGTTTCGAAGCCGTTTCCTTATTCGAAGAGATGATAGGAGCTGGGGTGGCTCCAGATGATGTGGCCTTTATTGGGTTGCTTTCTGCTTGTAGTCACTCGGGTTTAGTTGAAAAGGGCAGAAAACATTTTGATTCAAtggcaaaaaaatttaaaattgtgcCGAGGATAGAACACTACGGATGTATGGTGGATATGCTGTGCAGGGCAGGACAGGTCAAAGAGGCACTGgagtttgttaaaaaaatgccCATCAAGCCAAACCCAATAGTTTTGCGAACCCTGATCAGTGCTTGCCATGCTCATGGCGAGCTCAAGATTGGAGAGAACATCACTAAACAGCTAATCAGAAATGAGCCTATGCATGAATCCAACTATGTATTACTTTCCAACATCTATGCAAAAATGTCCCATTGGGATAAGAAAACCAAAATTAGAGAGGTGATGGACAAGAAGGGGATGACAAAGACTCCTGGGAGCACCATGATTGAGCTCGATaatgaaatttatgaatttgtagCTGGAGATAAATCACAAAGACAGTACAAGGAAATTTATGAAATGGTGGACGAAATGGGGAGGGAGTTGAAGAGGGCTGGATATGCTCCCACCACGTCAGAGGTGTTACTGGATATTGATGAAGAAGACAAGGAGGATGCCTTGAACAGGCACAGCGAAAAGCTGGCTATTGCCTTTGCCCTTCTTAATACACCACCAGGAACTCCTATTCGGATTGTGAAGAATTTACGAGTTTGTAATGATTGCCACTCTGCTACTAAATTCATCTCTAAGATTTATAATCGAGAAATAGTGGTGAGGGACCGGAACCGGTTTCACCATTTCAAGGAAGGGTTCTGCTCGTGTAAAGATTTCTGGTGACAATGCTGATAATCTAGTTGTCATTTCCTTATTCTTGAGTTTCTTAATGAAGCCATAATTTTTTTGCTCATGGAATCTCATGAGAACTACAGATGGATTAGATCCTCCTTGACCCCCTCTCATGATCATTCAGGTAACCGTGCCAAAGTTTGATCGAAAGGCCTGTCTGTCGAAAGAACAGATCTATTAATATATCCGGTGTGCGACAAAACTGTGGGTGCCACTGACCTGAATTCCTTATTTGAGATAGAGCCATGTTACCACCGTGCTTTATACTCTGTATAGAGGATTGGCCTTGGAAAATCAGTCTGCCGTGCTGATCAGGAGGTGGTGCAACATATACTCTGACATAAGGTTTTGTAGTTGGGGTAAGCCCTCTTGCCACAGGACAAGATCAACTATCTTAACACATGCAACCAGGACTTGCATACATGTGAAATCAGCAGAATAGGTcaagttcaaacttcaaataGCTTTCATTGGATTCAAATTCACACCAACGGGTCATGCTCATTACCCAATGATGATACATAACCAAACCCTTTTGATAAACTTTTCTCTTGAATCGAGTGTAGATTTACACTTTCGCATCGATGACAGTTGTAGAATGCTTTGCTCATTTCAAGGACACGCGGCAGCTGGAACCAAACGAGTTTGAACAAAAGCAGCATGAAGCAtcagagagagcgagagagagatcTAATCCATTCAGCACAAGGCAATGACAAAAGAGAAGGTTCAACAAACCAGCACAGAGCATGACTCCCCAGTTGATAAGAAGCTCCGAATGAGTACGCATGCAATCACCGAACTGAAGCTCTGGAAACCTTTAGGTGTAAAAAGCGAGTTTTTGCAAATACTAATTCAATGTTATAGTGCCTCTTATGAAATTGTTGTTCGTTTGTCTATCTCTTAAGAAATCGTTCTCCTATTTCAAAGAGACGTTTTTCCCTTCTTTCAAAGACTTATATTAAACTTCGAGATAAAGGTTACATTATCAAAcgaaatatagaaaatgaccCCAAAATGTGAGCCTAACTACCATGTCATGTAGATATCCGCCTCATACCAAATCGTAATAGCcttaaatatgaagaaataacCATAGCAAACATTTTATACGAACGAGTTCCGACACAAACATAatccagggaaaaaaaaaagagcgtCTTTAATACTTACTCGTAAGACACAGTGTAATGGACTATAAGCAACAGACCGAATCTAAAATCCCTGAACATTGCTGAAGAACAACCACAGTTAGCAGAACACGAAGCAcaatttcattcctttctcGTTATTTCCGTACTcttccttcactttttccacaaattaaaatttctagagctcctaattaaattaattttgcaATTCGCTCTTCTTTCCCAATCCATCTTCTTCCCTTTCGTCCAACAACCTCCCAGCCTCCTCATCGACCTGGGCAGCCTTCTTCTGCGCCTCCTTCGCCTTCAGAGCCTGCAATTTCGAGTGGTTGTAATAGGCGACACCCAAGAAAGCAAGAAAGTACCCAAACAAATTAATGGGTGTCACCATGTCCTTAATGACCGACCACGAAAACGCGATCAACAACCAGTCCTTCACCACGCCGGCCACATTCATGGTCAAAGCCGAAGTCTTTCCCACAAGCAAAAACACCGCGAGATTCAGAGCGAATGCGCAGAGAGAATTGGTGCCGAAGGTGAAGAAATCAAAGTGGAAGCTAGAAGATTCCTTCAACAACGGATACTCCACGAAGATCCAGGGCACGGAGAGGAAAACGAAGCAGCAGGGAGCGACGTAGTACAAGGAGGTAATGGGATTCAAGGAGATACCCTTGGAGGTGAGCAAGATTTGGATCATGACGAGCCTCGTGGCTTCGAAAGCCACGGCACCCAGTTGGAGAATGACACCCCAGGAGTCGAATTTAGCTTCTCCATAGGCAGCAATGGCGACGCCGAGGGAGATGGAGAGCATGTTGGCCATGGTGTCGGACTTGAAGGACTCTTTCTTCAAGAGAATGCCGATGGAGTAGACGGCGACGGGCATGAGGGCTTTGAGCATCTGGATGAAGGAGACGGAGAGGTAGATGTAGGCGGAGTTGGAAAGCCAGAGGGAGAGGGCGTAGAGGGCACCGATGGGGACGACGGAGGAGAGATAAAGTTCGCGGGACATGGAGACAGGCTCGACGAGGCGGAGGATGCGGACGAGGAGGAAGGCGATGGAAGCGCAGAAGGCCATGTGGATCATGGTAAGGGAAATTGGGAAGGGCCAGTTGTACAACTTCTTGTCCAGAATGTACTTGTTGTAGACGATCACCGAAAAGCTGAGGACGATCCAGATGAAAACGTAGGTGTAGGACTTACAGATCTTCCTGCCGACGCTGTCGCCTGAAGCGCCGCCCTTGCCCATTGTCGCCGACGCTGTTACTGTTGCGCTCGCTCTCGCCTCACAGTGTGGATCAGATTCGAAAATCAGTAGTGGAGTTTGGGACTGAACCTGAAaaggaataatatatatattaggaagAGGAGACCAGGGTAGATATATGTCATATGTAGCATAAAACTCTACGACTTTACGTTGATATGTCTGTGGCAGAGAATGGGGCTCTTTGCGTTTTCACTTTTCTCTACCcttttttttcctatataattttatttaaaatttataatttaggaAAACAAAGAGGCAAAAAATAATGTTCCGGAAATTGAAATGTCAATCATTCATGAGTCATGACCCCACTCCAGTTGGGCCCACGCAAATACAGCCAGTTAAAACATCAACAATTGGTGCAAAGCCCAATAGTGAAGAAATTGGTGTGAATAATTGAATTGAAGACAAATTCTACTCAGCCTTATATCatacataaaaatgaaaattcacaTAATGTATAGTACAGTACTGTTGAGTTGATATGTAATTTTGAAGTATAGATAAATTCGGAttactttaataatattatcaGAATCTTACTTTATATTCTTAGAAATAGAATAGAATAgaatagaatataattaattactacTTATTTTAGTCAAACCTATCTTAAGTACGATCACCAGAATTCCAAAGCTAATAAATAGCATCTGAGGAAGGTGTTATTGCTTTATCATTAGGTCAATAATGCTAATTCCTAATTTTTTGTAGTTATGAACTGTCAAAAGCAATTCTCACGCCATGCATGAACAAGCTGCATGAGGACGGATCGACGTGACAGGGTAGCTGGAAAAGGGTCTCCCCGAGTCCCCATCAGATAAGagcctcttctctctctctctcgatggATCAACCTTCAAAGCACTTGGGTACATTATTTATGTTAATTTTCtcattgttttgtttatttggtaGTAGGTAATTGCGGTTGGGTAACGTGAGGACCGGAAAAGCTAGTCAATGTTTACAGAAGATGTCTCAATATATAGGCTGTATCTGAATAATGAACTCAtaattattagtattatatgtaaaaatgatCGATAGACAAAACAGGAAGGTTTggtatatatgtaaattaatagTCAAATATGGTGCCCAACCAAGACATAGCTGCATGCAGCCACGTGTGccagaatttaattaattataagaaaaactATTCATATTTGTTTTATTCAAAGGATCACTATATATGAGACGAACGTTCATGGATGTACGACATATAATTCAAAGCTTCCATGCAGGGAccgttgatgatgatgatgatgagttgaTGGCCGCGCGCTTGCTTCTATAATAATTTCCAAACCAAAACCATTTTGTATATCCTTACCTTACAAAGACTTTTCTTTCCTGATCTATTATTTGAGCTTGATTTGACTGAGATATAACACGGactcaaaaactcattattgcAGAGAGTACATATGCGCACATTGCGCTGAACCAGATATagcatttcaaataaataaataaaatcaaagcaataatgcattttgtttttttattggctGGATAATGTACCCATATTTTCTTGGTCGATGTTAAGGGGGGAAGGGTGAAGGTTCCTAACAATTttataatccatatatataattcaaattcaaatttgcaGAAGGGTGGGGATAAActacttaaaaattattttatttgttcccgcttgcttaaaaaaaaaaaaaaaatgaattaaagaaCTAAAGACAGTGGGTCCCAATCACGGGGTGCCGGGTAATTTTGTCAAGGATCGATGTAGGGGTTACGTACAGACTTTACGGTATAATGAACAAACTTTTacgttaatttaaataaatcatGACAGTGCACTgggaaattaaaatatactgtATCATTCCCCCTTTTTCCACGACCAATCTCTGACGTGTTAGATCAGTACTGGTCACCAACCTTTGTATATAGAATAAAGTTATCGACATGGGGGGGCGGcttcataacttttttttttttttttttttttggtttttgtcttTCTCACCAACACCCGTTCTGCTCTGTCTACTTAcgcctttctttttcttggcaTATTTATACTATTTTTACTGAAGTAAAGCTCTTTAATTCACTCCCTCGCACCATGGCACTGGGCTTGGTCATGTTCCAAAGTAGCCAGCCAACTGTATATGACCCAGCCCACCAACCACTCTCCTCTGAACAGCTAATTAGGTCTTCGGAGGATCGAAGATGATGCccttatatatatctatatatacacacacttccATATCCACCCCTGCCCAATAGGTTTTCGTTTTCTTAAGTTGTGAGTAGCCTTTGAAAGTTGCTTCTTCAGCTTTCTTAGAACTGATGGAAGGACGCAAATAACTACCATGAACAAAACCATGGAAACTGGAAGAACAATATTACATGAGGTCTTAATCTTGTCATCCTTTTCAAGCCTTTTGTCGATGGATGGAAGGGATCAATGGTAATGGCAGTGACGACGTGAAGACCCAATCAATAACCAGAtggctaaaaaaaataaaaaataaaaaataaccagATGGCTTTCCATTTCCAAGAGAGCCCCGTTAGAGTCCGTCAAGCCCACAAAAATAGAACTTGGAACTGTGTCAGACGCCATCTTTATTAAATGGCTGAGAACAGTCACTAATGGGATCCCAGAATATCCCACTGAAACATCAAGCACATGATCATTCCCACCATCATAATCAATTTTGACCAACTTGATGTATCTTCCACTTAAGAGGTCAATGCCGATGTTGTTAAGACTCTTTGCTGCAACCGGATGTGTCATGCTCGATGTGCCGATTCCAATCACGTGCATGATTTCCGTCTGGATCGAATTCATTCGTGAATGTGTCAAGTTCCACGGCTAGTTGCGGTACAACGCCACCTTCTTTTTATTTGACAGCTAACAAATATGTTTTTCCAGCAAATCTAACGGATCAAATGATTCATGAGTTTCTCGtataaacacaaaaattagagtAAGTTTCTCAAAGTGAGATGTAATTAATTACCTTCGATTGCCATACTTGCTCGTGCTGTTCTTAGCGTTTGTTTCTGAAATATTAACGCTTCAAAAGAGTTGAATTTAGAAACCCAAAATTCCATATTTGCAACTCGAATTATGATGTCTCTACCTATGTGGGATCTTATAGAAAAACCTACACTGACGGAAGTCCATTCTGGGCCCAAAAAATAGGAAAGGCAAAAGCCCATTCAAGAAGGATATCCAAACCCCACCATCCCAGGACCATAGTTTATTACAGATGCGAattgcaaagaaagaaaaggaaaattaaaagttCTCGAACCAGGCTGATCTCTTAGATGATCAATTCTCGGCGTTCATACTTCCGAGCCCATATGTGTTTGCCATTGACCCGAAATTTGGATATGCGTTTCCCATTCAAAATCCGATCAACAAAAGTAACAGAATGCAAAACCATTCTAGCATACAAGGGTTGCTCATTGGAAGGGACGATCTCCATTTGGA
This genomic window from Carya illinoinensis cultivar Pawnee chromosome 7, C.illinoinensisPawnee_v1, whole genome shotgun sequence contains:
- the LOC122316442 gene encoding pentatricopeptide repeat-containing protein At4g21065-like isoform X2, which codes for MQFSAIRPKLLRTINVATVTTSSSPHHPSSVTTSKRAAEQRCLALFQDHTCNTFPKLAQTQTHILKLGLHNNPLVLTKFASTSSDLDAIDYASSFIFSPDADTRLYDTFLFNTIIRAYAQTSQSKERALYFYNAMLDYGVWANKFTYPFVLKACAGLRVLSLGQSLHGSVVKLGFDDDAHVQNTMIHMYSSCSGGIEFARKVFDGMPKLDSVSWSAMIGGYVRLGWSTDAIGLFRKMQMVGVRPDEITMVLVLSACTDLGALELGKWAESYIEKERVQKNVELCNALIDMFAKCGDVDKALKLFRNMSERTIVSWTSVIAGLAMHGRGFEAVSLFEEMIGAGVAPDDVAFIGLLSACSHSGLVEKGRKHFDSMAKKFKIVPRIEHYGCMVDMLCRAGQVKEALEFVKKMPIKPNPIVLRTLISACHAHGELKIGENITKQLIRNEPMHESNYVLLSNIYAKMSHWDKKTKIREVMDKKGMTKTPGSTMIELDNEIYEFVAGDKSQRQYKEIYEMVDEMGRELKRAGYAPTTSEVLLDIDEEDKEDALNRHSEKLAIAFALLNTPPGTPIRIVKNLRVCNDCHSATKFISKIYNREIVVRDRNRFHHFKEGFCSCKDFW
- the LOC122316442 gene encoding pentatricopeptide repeat-containing protein At4g21065-like isoform X1, with protein sequence MQFSAIRPKLLRTINVATVTTSSSPHHPSSVTTSKRAAEQRCLALFQDHTCNTFPKLAQTQTHILKLGLHNNPLVLTKFASTSSDLDAIDYASSFIFSPDADTRLYDTFLFNTIIRAYAQTSQSKERALYFYNAMLDYGVWANKFTYPFVLKACAGLRVLSLGQSLHGSVVKLGFDDDAHVQNTMIHMYSSCSGGIEFARKVFDGMPKLDSVSWSAMIGGYVRLGWSTDAIGLFRKMQMVGVRPDEITMVLVLSACTDLGALELGKWAESYIEKERVQKNVELCNALIDMFAKCGDVDKALKLFRNMSERTIVSWTSVIAGLAMHGRGFEAVSLFEEMIGAGVAPDDVAFIGLLSACSHSGLVEKGRKHFDSMAKKFKIVPRIEHYGCMVDMLCRAGQVKEALEFVKKMPIKPNPIVLRTLISACHAHGELKIGENITKQLIRNEPMHESNYVLLSNIYAKMSHWDKKTKIREVMDKKGMTKTPGSTMIELDNEIYEFVAGDKSQRQYKEIYEMVDEMGRELKRAGYAPTTSEVLLDIDEEDKEDALNRHSEKLAIAFALLNTPPGTPIRIVKNLRVCNDCHSATKFISKIYNREIVVRDRNRFHHFKEGFCSCKDFW
- the LOC122316443 gene encoding probable sugar phosphate/phosphate translocator At4g32390; its protein translation is MGKGGASGDSVGRKICKSYTYVFIWIVLSFSVIVYNKYILDKKLYNWPFPISLTMIHMAFCASIAFLLVRILRLVEPVSMSRELYLSSVVPIGALYALSLWLSNSAYIYLSVSFIQMLKALMPVAVYSIGILLKKESFKSDTMANMLSISLGVAIAAYGEAKFDSWGVILQLGAVAFEATRLVMIQILLTSKGISLNPITSLYYVAPCCFVFLSVPWIFVEYPLLKESSSFHFDFFTFGTNSLCAFALNLAVFLLVGKTSALTMNVAGVVKDWLLIAFSWSVIKDMVTPINLFGYFLAFLGVAYYNHSKLQALKAKEAQKKAAQVDEEAGRLLDEREEDGLGKKSELQN